GAGGAAGCTGCAGGCAGGTGTGGGTACCAGGCAAAATCCCCACCCTCTTGCTCTTCTGCCAGTGTAGCAAATCTCTGAGCTGAGGCTGAAAGATGGGGTGCTACTGTGCCCAATGCCCACTCCTCATTGCAACCCCCCCATAGCGCATTTTGTGGAAACTCCCCAATTCTCAACAgaaggtattggggggggggcacaggggcaGCTGGTGTGAACTCAGTCTCATTCTGTTCATGTAATACAGTATCCAACCACATACAATTATAGTAGtccaatacaaaaataaatcctACAGCAAACAGACTGATGAAGGTAATAAGGAGGCACATGTAGCTGAATGAAACAGGGAGGAGAAATATTAGACTTTGCAGATGTGCTAGAAGTTGGCTATATTTTTGAAAGGTTGCAAATCAAGCCATGAATTTGCAGTTCCCTATTTACATATATTGATAAAGGAAGGAAAGACTACTGATTAATACAGTAATATGTTCCCCCTTCTCAAGAACGTGACCAGCAACGCAAAAGACAGTGCTGCAAAAAAACCCTTTTGCTCCTAAACAGTACTTACTGTGAAACCAAGGGGGCAGTAACTGACCGCTTCATCAGCACTGGAAGAGATAAGAGCTCACTCAGCTGTACAGCTGTTTCATCAGTACCCGACTGTATTGAAGGGTCCACAGGAAAAGTATAGGATCTTGGTATCACATGATGCAGGAGATGAGAAACTGGAAGCTCTGCTGTATTGGGGCAAAAAACCACACCTCTTATTAGCCAAGGATACAATCTCAAGAATATATCTGAAAAAATTGTAACTCACTTTCAGTAAGATGATTTTGTGTGCTAGGTTTGTGGTCCCCCACCAGTTTACAAATCAGGAGGACATATATGTACTCTATCACACATTTCCTAATCATCATCACCTGAAAAAAGCACTTATAATCTTAAAACTGCCAAACTGGCTTAATATTTTTTTGGAAATGGCAGCCATTCATTgttatttgtaaaataaaattaattgttaattgtaaaaaagcaaccatttttccGGGAAAAATTAAACAACCCTAAAAGGGAATACATTTTTCCaccggggggttggggggagtgaTGTCAACTTTTATCCCCATCTCTTTCAGGTGTCCTGATCCAAGACAGGATACTTTTCAGAGTtacaggctgaaatggctgtactttgctcattaaaataaatcaaaacaaaacaagaaagaaagtAACAGAATGACAAACACTGAAATGGAAAAAATTGCCTGTCATGGCTTGTGACAAAAAAGACAAGGGAGGGGAATTTCTGATACTGAGGTTGGGGACAAAATCAGAAAGTATACCACCAAGATACAAGGTACAAAAGTGATgttggagagaggagagaaagatacAGACAACaaagcaggaaaataaaataaaaaatgaatgccACTGGGACATCATAAAAGCTTTGAGCACTGTATAGATTGAGAGGAACATTCAGAAAGGCTAATGTTTAAAGAGTTCCAAGAAAAACTTTTTGAGAGCGTTCTAGCGTGACATCTGTAATTCAGTACATAAGCCACTCTTTATCATCCTGCTTGGGGACTAACAACAAGGCAAATCACTGTATTTCCATACTGCCCTTCATTTTGAGAATTTGAAACTACTCACACATCAAATCATAGCTGTCTTGATATTTCTCAAGACAATACTGATCAGACAACACTTTCAGGTAATCTTGTTCTTTCTCCCGTATTGCAATAGCAGTATCTCCTCCTGGCCTTTCAGAGGTACTAACTTCAGAGAATAAAGTGGGTTGCATCCCAGGGACCATGTCAGTGGATTTCCCAGGTTCCACTCCCTGAAGAAAAAGCATACCACCATTAACTTTGGACCGTGCACTAAAAACCTCACACAGTTTTCAAACAATTTCTACTTAATTAAAATCTAATAACAATTTTTACAAATTAAGCAAACAAGATTTTAAAGATTGTTCACAAAAATATAGaaaggcagtttaaaaaaaatatcctggtTATCGTAAAATGTGAAGTTTGATCCTGATCCTTAATATATATAGGTAATAAAGGGTCCAGTACACTGCAAAACCAACACTGTGTTAATGCAACATATCATACTCCTGGTCTTTTGGTGTCATAGGAAAGCACATGGAAATTATTTGTCCCCTTATGCAGACTTCAAGTAACGTTCCAGCTTTCATACCTGTAACTTCTGAGAAGGATTGAGGGGGAGATCTTTGGTATCATCAGTCAAAGCTGCTGCAATTAAtcaaatgaagaaagaaaatcaTATTAGGGAGGGAAAAAACTATGCAAAATTTACTGTATTAAGTACTTGGACATTTATCACCCTTAAGACACAGAGAATCGgatttgaaaaaaaagaaaatatttgcaaTCTGCAATGCAGTGTTATTCCATCCCAGCAGCAACAGTAGAACAGGGGGAGGCCGCTATGAAACACCTCTGCTCTCTCCATTTATTTTGCATTCAGGCCCTCCACTAGGTTGCACAACAGTCAGGCATTATGTGGGGGATAGAAGTGCTTaggtcacacaggccatccaaAACACATTTTCATTAAGCTAAACCCACTCAAAAGCTATTCACACTCCCAGATACAAGCTAGATGGGTCCAACTGAAACAAGTCCTAGCTGGTTCATATCTACTGATTCATAAATTTGGATTGAATGGATTTCTATTCATAGGTTATACCATTAAAAGCCTGTCACGTAACACTACAGTTGACATTCGCTCACCCTTCTCCGGGCTCTGTTCCAAATTTATGTCTTGCTGTCCATCCAAATCATCAGTCCGTAGCCTACCAGATGATTCTGACTGCAGCAAGGCCTGTTTCTGGCCATTATCCTTCTCTTTGGTTGAACAGAATTCTTGACCATACAGGAAAGTCTGAACTGTAGAGCCAGAGGCTGGACCAGAGGTTGTTTTGTGATGAGTAATGAGGTCAGCTTCTGTTGAGGGAGTCCACTCCCCTATTTGAATACTGGATTGTGACACATGGCCAAAAGGGCTCCACCGAGGCCTGCAAACCTCTGCATCAGAAATTAGCTCTCCAATTTTAATGTGTGATTGGGAGGCATGCCCATGAATGTTCCAACGAGGTCGAGAGGACACAACTTCAGATACATTTTCTCCAATCTTGATATTGGCATCAGATACATGGCCATGAATGGTCCACCGTGGTCTGGTTGGTTCTACATTTGACACATACTCACCAATCTTTATATTGGCATCTGATGCATGGCCATGAATATTCCACCTGGGCCTAGAGGACTCTACCTCAGAGGCATATTCTCCAATTTGAATATGAGCTGCAGacacatgtccatggacattccAGCGAGGCCGGCTAGGTTCCACATTGGAGGTATATTCTCCAATCTTAATATGAGCATCTGAGGAATGGCCATGAGGATTGGCATGTGACTGATATAGTTGGGTAAGAGGGATGTATTCTCCTACTTTAATGTTTGCATCAGATGCATGGCCATGAATGTTCCAACGAGGTCTCCTGCTTTCAACATCAAAGACATTCTCTCCAAGTTGGACATGGCTGTGTGAAGCAGAAGGCCTGAGGATGGTGTTAAAATCATATTCACTGCATGGGTCAACCTGGGGACtggcttcttctgctgctgtgtcTTTCTGTACAGGATCAGGTATGTCTGCACAATCAGTCAAGGACAGATCTGAGCTGATATTCTGCAAAGCTCTGTCCAACAAATTTATCTCCTGTGCACTAGGAGGGACAGAGATTCCTTCAAGAGGTTTCGGCAAGAAATCTTCAAAGTCCAGGTTAAATTCGGGGACTGCTGTTGGTTCAGTACAGAGTACCTGAGAAGcagtctcttccttttctgacTGCACATTTGCTGACTGTGGTAAGCCTGATGATTTGTCATCCGAATTGGCGCCTGCCAGTCCAGATTCTTCAGCCCTGTCAGCAACATTCAAGGCATGAGGATCCTTGGTTTCTGCAGATGAcaactgaaattaaaaaaaaagcatagaCACATCACTCATTTATACAAATGGAATGTCCTCATTTCCTTTATTTAGCTTCTGATGCTTCTTTGGTTTCTGTCACTCAGAAGAGGAGAGTTCTTTTATACAGTTTACCCCAGTCAAAGGATAAAATCCCAAATTTCTCCACCAGGCTGTTTCAAAAGTGGGACACAAAAAACAGTATTTCAAATCTAATATTAAGGAGCTGGCTGGGAGACACCATCCCCAAGCACCACACTGAATGAATACCTGATTTCCAACTATTGCATACATATTGTCCATATCATCCATGCCCACAAAAACAGAGTTGCCTGGTCTTGAGTGCCCCTTTTTATGCTGAACTTTTCACTTGTGGTTACAGGGCCATTCAAGGACACTGAATGTGTACTTGGTGGGCAGGCGTGGACTAAAGATTTCTAAGCAGTCCCTAGTGAGGACTCAGTCTTGATCAGAATGTGAACAAACTATCATTTTCATTACAGAAACCTGAGATCATGCTGACCCCACAGAACTGGAGCCACTAGATGGGCAGCTTGGTAAAATATGCCCTCAGAGAAAGAGACATTTCTACTGCTGTGTGGTCTAGCAACTTGCTACCAGGGCAGTACAAATCCCTCACTCCAAGTTGTCAAAACAAAGGCCTGAGGGGACATTCTACCACAGGCAGTGTTTTCATTGGACCAGATTTCAGAAGCAGCCACTGACTTCCAGCTACACAGACCATTTCATCACAGAGTAGCAGCTCTGTATTAACTCTACAGTTTGCTAGTTTTCCAGCAAGTGGCTGGCTTCACACAAAATGGTACCCATACCCAATGACGGCTTTTATGCCGTCagttaatgtatttaaaaaaaataaatacctgAAGGCTGGAATCTCTTACAGGCACAACTGGGGCAGAAACCTGTTGGCACCAGTATTCTGGAATAATGTCTAGCTTCTTCCTGTACTTTCCGCTAGGCAGCTTCTCAAGCATATCCTAAGCATGAAAATGGAAAATACCACAGATTAAATATGCCATGGCATACAGAGGGACATTACCAAAatgtcagagagacagagagaaggagacATTGAAGGTACCTCTATACGTTTCTGATCTTCTAAGAGAAAACTGAGCCTTGCAGTTTCCAATCTGTGTCTCTGAATTTTCCATAAGGCTCGTTTTTCTCTACGTGCTGCATCTTCAGACAGTTTGCTGTAGTGATCAATTAATTCTTGCctacaagaaagaaaaggaaaataagaaaaacagaaacagagTTTAGATGGTAGTAATTACTGTAACAGCCTCAGCAGTACAACTGTTAACCTAGGATTTGGACATGAAGAATTCAATACCCACCCCTTCCTCAGTCACAGACTGGCTTTGGACATGCCACTCCCAATTAACCTTCCTCCCAGGACTGTTTTAAGAAGAAGCAAatggctaggatctgggaaacccaggttcaaatctccactttgccatggaagacTGCTGAATGCCTTCACCAGCCTCACTGGATTGTTATGAGAatcaaatgaaggagaggagaatgatgtttctttgggcccccattgggaAAAAAGCCAGGGTAGAAAGgaagcaaatacataaataataaagcaTTTTGCATGCTAAAAAGTATTAGAAAATTGGACAGAggtaataatactaataaatgTCCCATGTCTTCCTCTTGTAAGAGAGATGATCATATTTGATTCAGAGTAAAAGCAAATAGTATACTAAAGCTTTTAAGGAAATCTTAAAACATGAGTTAGAGAGAGACTGTTCACGGACTTTCAACATTGAGCATAAGTTGAACTTGAGGACTGGCACATTGCCCTGACTGGGAGAGAGAAGGCTCAGTTAGGCTGCAAGGAGCCACAGAGTACTTGCTCACACTACAGTGAGGAGACCGACGGACACAGATGGCCTGAAAAAGTAAGcaggtgctggcaggagctttcTTCCCCTCTGACATCTGGGAAGCTGTTTATTTACTGGGTCTAGCATTTCAAAGGCTGTGGTggtacttttagaagaagaagaagaagaagaagagttggttcttatatgccgcttttccctacccaaaggaggctcagagcggcttacagtcgccttcccattcctctccccacaacagacaccctgtggagtgggtgaggctgagagagcgctgacatcactgctcggtcagaacagttttatcagtgctgtggtgagcccaaggcctcccagctggctgcatgtgggggagtgcagaattgaacccggcatgccagattagaagtccgcactcctaaccactacaccaaactggctctttacatGGTCCCTACAAATAAAATGCAGATTAGTTCTACTTGTGGTGTCCAGCAATGTCTTACCTTGCCTTTTTTTCCAACTCTTCCTCTAAAGCTTTcagtcttctctccctctccctaagTTCCCGAGCGTAGCTGAAATCATCATCAATCTCCTCTTGTTTCAGAGCCCGCCGACGCTAGGTAAAGATTCAGAAAGCTTTAAAAATCCCACTCCAATGGCCCACACCAAACCTGCTTACAAGCTTTTGACTTTAACAAGGAAAGCATCCTCAACCTGAAGTTATTCAGAGGAAAGATGCGTTCTGCTTTCACGCAAATACCTCTTGGTCCTTTACAAATTGCTCTTTCAGTTTCTGAAATTGCTCCCGTTTCTTCGCATCCAATGCTACCTTCTCCGCTATTTGTTGATCTAAACAGAAATTGAGAATAATGTTTCTTTACaaatgaagggggagggaagccatCCCTGAAAATAAACTGTAGATTGCAAACTCTGCCGAAACTTACCAGTAATGGCTTTTAGAGCTTTGCTAGCTGTTTCTCGAGCATGAACAATTAACTCCTGTTTTTCAATTTCCATACGCAGCACCTAAGAAGCAATGTCACGTGATTTACTGGGATTGTCAGATTTTATATCACAAATCACACTTTTAGATGTGCAGCCTCAGAGAAAAAAACAAGGTACTCATGCAACCAAAGTATTAAAAGGTGGACCAAAATCATCCATTTATATACTAATTGCATGATTAACTACAGAAATTACTGAATTAATTGTAACCACTGCATAGGCTGACTATATTATTAGGAACATTAATTGCACTGGATGGGTAAGATTACATTAAAGCTTAGTTTTTAATAATACTGTCCTTCGAATGAATACATTCATTCAAATTAAATTATCCTAGCAGCACAATCTTAAGGCTTGTTAATGCAGCAGCAAATACATAATTAACAACAACATAAGACCATATATCAGACTGATGCACAGAAACTGCTGGAACAATATCCCAGCAAAGCAGAAAACTCTAAGTAAAGGTTTGCTATAGAAACCAACTACTTAGGACTGTATTCAAAATTTGCTTTCCACTGCAATGTTTGTGTCACAAAACTTAAACAGATGGCAAGAGATATCAGTTTCATCACAGCTTAAATCTACACTTTTCCAGctgtgagaagaagagttggttcttatatgccacttttctctaaccgaaggagtctcaaagcggctctccccacaacagacacccagtgaggtgggtgaggctgagaaagccctgatatcactgctcggtcagaacagttttatcagtgcgtggcgagcccaaggtcacccagctgactgcatgtgggggagcgcagaatcgaacccggctcgccagattagaagtccatgctcctaaccactacaccaaactggctctcagaggttATTCACCCTCTGAGGCCCAGTAGTACTATAAATATCATGCTGAGAATTTTGATATTACCCTTcttcctttctgccccccccccccagaaaaaagacAAGGAGTGTTGAACAGGGCTTCCTCCCTCACCCCACTTGAAAGGACAAATTCAAAGTGCTTTGTACCCTTAAGTTTGCTTATAAATTTTTGACTCCCTAACAGCAATTTTACACTAAACAGATCTTGTATTTCACTAAGCAATGAAGCTGTCTCACGCCATTAGTCCATCTATCTCATCATCATCTGGGTCTGGATTGGCAGTGACACTCCGGGATATCAAGCAAAGAAAGGTTTCCTAGCACCTGAGACCTTTTGACTAGAAATCCCAAGGATGGAACCTGGAACTTCCAGTAAGCAAAACCGCACCTGGACTCTGTGAGGTTTAAGGCATTATATCAGATGCACCCAATTCATGAACAGAATATCATGTACCCCTGGATCTGTCAATGGCAGAATATCAAAATGAAAAGTTAAAATAGTAAAACCTCATTACAGCAAGAAGAGAAACCAACCAGGAAGTTCTAGATATAGGCATTTTAATAAAAGAAATTCACATTTGGGGCAATATAAAACTAGCTGCTCTGCAGGCCCATTTACCTTTTCTTCCTTGCTGATGGAACTGTATCGTGCAATTCTTTCCATTCGACCCACGTATACAGCACAGTTTCTCTCAATCTCTTTCAATTCCTCAAGGGAGAAAATTACAGATATCCGAGGAACAGGGATATCTGACCAGCATATATAgtgctgtaaaataaatatactTTTACAGTACAAACCCCATCTTATAAATCTATCATTCTGTTTTTAATCTTTCCTATACTGCCTAGCTCATTTTAACAAAAACAACATTATATTACAAATGACAGCTTCTGGCTATAGTAACATTTTCAGCGCTCTACATGAAAAATTCTGTGCCAAACATGTCTACAGAAAATATTTCCAACAGATTCACACTTTCAGACGGTTGTGTTGAGCGAGGCTCCGCATACTGAACAGAGAGGACTCCAGCAGCTTACATATAGCACAGTAGAAATTGCTATAGGAGAATTTACAAGCAGAGTTTAAGATATATCTAATCAATCATTCCCAAGAGTAACTAGTTCTTACCCTGGGACAGCACAACTTCAATAAATTTATGGTTTTCCCACAAATGTATACATCATTAGCAATATGCTTCAGGAACACAGGCACACAGTCTTCTGCTTCTTTGGAAATCAGAATGTACCCATGGGTCCAATAATGTTTATCTAGAAATTCAAAAGAGTGAAAATGGTCAGAAAGGCAGGTCAGTCCATACTTTTCTCATTGTGCCACTAaggcctttttaaaatttaaagtggTGTGGTAAGTATTCAAAAGATGACACCTTAATTTGCAGCATACCTCTGAAGCCAAGATAATTCTCGTTGACCTGAATCATGAATTCACCATAGGCATCCCTGAATACACCACTATACACCCAGTCGTGGACAAACCTAAAAGACAGATTATTGAACATGATACTTCAAAAAGATTTCACTGAGTACCCTGCTTTAATTAAAGTACCAAGTTCTTCAGATTATCGTCACTAATAGGTTTGTTTAGGACAAAAATAACAGCTGCAAAGACCCAGGGAGCTCATGTTAAATTTCCCCCAAGGAAAATCTCAGTACTATGGCACTCCAGCATAGACTAGCTTTGAAACAGCTGGGTTTTCTATTCTGCCAAGAAGAGCTTCCAATTAATTTTCTGGCAGCTTGCAtggaagttttatttttattttttaagttatgCTAGTCCATAAAGGTAGTAACAAATTTTactttcctgggttccaagatctctgcagatggggactgcagcaaagacgcttgcttctggggaggaaagctatggcaaatctagactgcatcctaaaatgcagagacatcaccttgccaacaaaagtgtgtctagtcaaggctatggtcttcccagttgcaatgtatggctgtgaaagttggaccataaggaaggccgagcgtcaaagaattgaggcttttgaactctggtgctggagaagactcttatgagtcccttggactgcaaggcgaacagatcggtcagtcctagaggagatcagccctgactgcttcttagaaggccagatcctaaagatgaaactttggccacctcatgagaaggaaggactccctggagaagagcctgatgctgggagcgattgaggacaaaagaagaggacgacagagaatgaggtggtggatggagtcactgaagcagtcggtgcaaacttaaatggaggaatggtagaggacaagaaggcctggaggatcattgtccatggggttgcgatgggtctgacacgacttcgcaactaacaacaacaacgtccATAAATAGTGTAAAGACTACTTCTGGAAGCACATTGATATACTTCGTTATAAACAGAGACTCTTTCAAGATTTAGTTTGATTTAAGCATATGAAAATAGGGCACTTTCCATTCTGCAAATCCAATTCAACTACAGGAAATCCATGAATAATCTTTGTTGCAGGGTGTTACTGCAGAGTACAATTTAAAATGGAAATGTCTACCTTGTATAGGGCTCAGAACTCGTTTTTAGCAGTGACAGCAGGACTGGATAATGTTCATTGCTGCAATTATTAAGAGCTTCTTCGTACAAATATGAAAGAAGTTTCACACCCTGAAATACATACAACAGAGAATTCCTGTCAGTGTAAgagaaatctctctttctctctctctctctcacacacacacacacacactagtctATCTATTCATCaaacggtccttgagcagctgaaacAGAAAGCTATGATTTATAAGACTCAGCACatgtttcacaagaacaagtcatgtcagaccaaccttatctcttttttcgagaaagtaactgccttgctggatcaggggaatgctgtggacatagtttaccttgatttcagtaaagcttttggtaaagttccacatgatattcttgttgacaagctggtaaaatgtggtaggAATCCTAATTCTGTTTCTACTGATATAAAGCGCACACACCTCAGTCCCTTACAATTTTAGAAATGAGGCAAAATCATACTCACGGTCGGAAATGAAGCACCAGCAGCTCCAGCAATtcctccaatgccacagagttcagctAAATACCTAACCAAGGAATATCAACAACAGATTACCTTTGCTTGGTACCTTTAAAATCCCCATCTAAACAAGTGTTCAACTAGTCCAGAGTTCCCACAGTGGACAGCTAAATGTTTCTAGGGATTTCATAAGCAGGGCGTAGTACCATGGCTCTAATGCCCATTGTTTGGCTCCAGCACGTGGTATACACAGTTACACTGTACAAGGAGGTTTCCTTGGGCTATCATGGATCTTTTGCCATCCATGAATTTGTACAAGCCTTTGAAAAGCCAAATAAACTACTACCTTACAAATATTATGATAATATATGTTGTGCTATGTGATGAATTACTTCCTTCCGTCTGTCATCAACCTACTGCTAACCAAATCAGTTGGATGATCCTCACCCTGCATGCATAGGAAAAAAATTACTATATCTGCTCTCACCATACCATTCATAATCCCATTTAATGCCATGTTGTACCCAGACCAAGATAGCTAAGTAGCAGCTTGTGGCACAGAACAGGCCCGAAGGAATTTTGttgaaagtagaagaagaagagttggttcttatatgctgcttttctctaccaggagtcccaaaattgcttacaattgtcttccctttcctctccccacaagagacaccctgtgaggtaggggaggctgagagagccctgggaatactgcctggtcagaacagctttatcaatgttgtggtaagcccaagatcacccagctggctgcctgtgggagagCAAGGAACCAACCCtgctcgcctgattagaagtctgcgctcttaaccactacatcaagctggcctcTTGTGTCCTTGCCAAATATTAAAGAAGGTTTGCTAAAAAGAATGGTTATatttggaaagaaaagaaagatacttTGAGAATgttcaaaacaaaacacattcctCCCTGTAATTTTGCATATAACTTAATAGCAGTAAAGAAATGGGCATATTTGTATGTCATGGCATCTCCTGAAAGTTTGTTCTTTGTAACAGGAAGGCACCTTCTGCTTTATGACAATAACTTCTTAAACAGCTTTATCATATGTGAGCAGGTCAGTGTGTCTAGCAAAATACACTCCTATCCCCATGCATAACAGAGCAGCCCCTGAGAATACAGAAGTTAACCATCCTCATCCTCAAAACacaccaacctttcttcatagaatAAACCATAAGCTATTGTTCAATTTAAAGGCATAAATAATTTaagacagggattcccaaacttTTTGGAGTGTACACTGGAATTTTGATACAGCATGGTAGActgagccacaaaatggctgctgcagagatGTAGAaaactgcaaaatggctacctcaATTTATGTTCATTCACACAgcaaagatccttgtgctgtggtaccAGATGCTgccaaaataatgtttaaaaaatctgtCCAGCCAATCACTTCTTCAGTGACCAATTAGAAGCCTTTCTGGGCAAAAGTTCCACCCAGCCCCACTTGCTTTCTAAAAGCTTTGTGGGAACCAGGCAAGATGTCACCAGGCATCATGGTACCCACGAACACCACACTGATCTTGAAGCATGCCACTTCCAAGTGACAAGTACAACACCGATATAATACAGAGCAGTATAAACATGATATGATTCAAGGTGGAATTAGGCCAAGGTAATACAGTTTGTTACCAGCTAGACTACCTATATAGCCTTCCGTTAGTCAGTAAGACTTAATGGGAACATCTGCATTCATGATCAAATATCAGATGGGagggctttcttttctttaatgctGTCATGTCATGGTGTTACCTCAGCTGGCGTCCTAGTTTTCTGAAGAGAAAGCTGAGAGTCAGAAGAGTTAAAGTGG
Above is a window of Paroedura picta isolate Pp20150507F chromosome 5, Ppicta_v3.0, whole genome shotgun sequence DNA encoding:
- the TUBGCP6 gene encoding gamma-tubulin complex component 6 isoform X1, with the translated sequence MESITKLFGDLCEAHSASLSKKDHLGRGRKISKKNFKRIAYNALFANLFVDEAQKVQSHIYRLPVKNKILMLSFNLRVAGMSPEADRLEELVDKLEVSTSLPFTEINSVLDLLVHLAGTGPPLCLPPKRDYFMNNKYVGRNVKYQGYDYYDVSVFEANIQTFIVNEEYQFSDTIQKTLQVMEAAPGTGLPTMESFSQSHPVSDRFERETRVSLFGALVHSRTYDMDIKLDLPPVPDNADLSGLAIKVPQSIDPSEDEGFQSASNLTPDSQSEPSVTPDIDLWEAVLTYGPSKRRCWERIGCPPGKKEEPYLSEAGREAFDKFCRLREGEVQLFSSAKLQLPQRVLVKELELVKDVLNVLIGVVSASFSFNQAAQAFAVKQGIYVSGTSPESMHQLLSEVAQYGTYYTRLSRFSVQPVLDSSYNKGLVFQAFTSGLRKYLQYYRACVLSTPSTLTLLTLSFLFRKLGRQLRYLAELCGIGGIAGAAGASFPTGVKLLSYLYEEALNNCSNEHYPVLLSLLKTSSEPYTRFVHDWVYSGVFRDAYGEFMIQVNENYLGFRDKHYWTHGYILISKEAEDCVPVFLKHIANDVYICGKTINLLKLCCPRHYICWSDIPVPRISVIFSLEELKEIERNCAVYVGRMERIARYSSISKEEKVLRMEIEKQELIVHARETASKALKAITDQQIAEKVALDAKKREQFQKLKEQFVKDQERRRALKQEEIDDDFSYARELRERERRLKALEEELEKKARQELIDHYSKLSEDAARREKRALWKIQRHRLETARLSFLLEDQKRIEDMLEKLPSGKYRKKLDIIPEYWCQQVSAPVVPVRDSSLQLSSAETKDPHALNVADRAEESGLAGANSDDKSSGLPQSANVQSEKEETASQVLCTEPTAVPEFNLDFEDFLPKPLEGISVPPSAQEINLLDRALQNISSDLSLTDCADIPDPVQKDTAAEEASPQVDPCSEYDFNTILRPSASHSHVQLGENVFDVESRRPRWNIHGHASDANIKVGEYIPLTQLYQSHANPHGHSSDAHIKIGEYTSNVEPSRPRWNVHGHVSAAHIQIGEYASEVESSRPRWNIHGHASDANIKIGEYVSNVEPTRPRWTIHGHVSDANIKIGENVSEVVSSRPRWNIHGHASQSHIKIGELISDAEVCRPRWSPFGHVSQSSIQIGEWTPSTEADLITHHKTTSGPASGSTVQTFLYGQEFCSTKEKDNGQKQALLQSESSGRLRTDDLDGQQDINLEQSPEKAALTDDTKDLPLNPSQKLQGVEPGKSTDMVPGMQPTLFSEVSTSERPGGDTAIAIREKEQDYLKVLSDQYCLEKYQDSYDLMSELPVSHLLHHVIPRSYTFPVDPSIQSGTDETAVQLSELLSLPVLMKRSVTAPLVSHVSLVNKAIVDYYFVELNVEKHFEALRHFLLMEDGEFAQSLSDLLFEKLGSGQTPGELLNPLVLNSILNKALQYSLHGDTHLASNLSFALKYLPEMFKPNAPDALNCLELRYKVDWPLNIVITENCMNKYNKIFSFLLQLKHMVWTLKDVWFHLKRTALVKHASNSVQFRQLQLYKHEMQHFVKVIQGYIANQILHVTWCEFGSKLSSVGNLEEIHKTHAEYLNKAIFRGLLTEKAAPVMNIIHSIFSLILKFRSQLISQSWSFDAGKQMAVHPNFGLMQQSYNTFKYYSHFLFNVVTKLVNRGYQPHLEDFLLRINFNNYYKDN